The following are encoded together in the Portunus trituberculatus isolate SZX2019 chromosome 25, ASM1759143v1, whole genome shotgun sequence genome:
- the LOC123508665 gene encoding glutamate receptor ionotropic, kainate 3-like has translation MAGFLKAFTIEVWLLTMLSIVGISCSTVFVVWAQGHIFGRAVRDAVGKTLVWVVKALTQEASSFSPLSPLTAGSEWLPPHDAGRVLVTTWLLASLVFMSSYGGILTAMLTVPRVTIPIDSMYDLVAQNDMPWKVEGGSMLYQYFQEATEGARREVFLRSSGTFKDCWEARQDLADGKYAGFCDDVTMIKVMAWDFETSGSCNVYIAREKVISSVWKGVGFKRNSPYMSRVNDVILTLQQAGLVDIWLQEQIGTVPHCLRPPSTDRQDGISALDMEAFGGPFLVLVGGLCVATIAFLLELLTACCS, from the exons ATGGCGGGCTTCCTGAAGGCCTTCACCattgag GTGTGGCTCCTGACCATGCTGAGCATTGTGGGGATCAGCTGCTCCACCGTGTTCGTAGTGTGGGCCCAGGGACACATCTTTGGCCGTGCCGTGAGGGACGCCGTGGGCAAAACCTTAGTGTGGGTGGTGAAGGCGCTGACGCAAGAAG cctcttccttttctcctctatcGCCCCTTACTGCAGGGTCCGAGTGGCTGCCGCCCCATGACGCAGGCCGCGTGCTGGTCACCACCTGGCTGCTGGCGTCCTTGGTGTTCATGTCTTCTTACGGCGGCATCCTCACCGCCATGCTCACCGTGCCGCGGGTAACCATCCCCATCGACTCAATGTACGACCTTGTGGCTCAGAATGACATGCCCTGGAAGGTAGAGGGAGGATCCATGCTGTACCAGTACTTCCAG GAGGCGACGGAAGGAGCGAGGAGAGAAGTGTTCCTTAGAAGCTCCGGCACTTTCAAGGACTGCTGGGAAGCTCGCCAGGACTTGGCAGACGGCAAGTACGCCGGTTTTTGCGACGACGTTACCATGATAAAAGTCATGGCTTGGGATTTTGA AACCTCTGGAAGCTGCAACGTGTACATAGCGCGGGAGAAGGTCATCTCTAGCGTGTGGAAAGGCGTCGGCTTCAAAAGAAATTCTCCTTACATGTCCCGCGTTAATGACGT TATCCTGACGCTGCAGCAGGCGGGACTGGTGGACATCTGGCTCCAGGAACAGATCGGCACAGTGCCACATTGCCTCAGGCCACCCAGCACAGACCGGCAAGACGGCATCAGTGCCCTTGACATGGAGGCCTTTGGAGGACCATTCCTGGTGCTGGTGGGAG GTCTCTGCGTGGCCACCATAGCCTTCCTTCTGGAGCTGCTCACTGCCTGCTGTTCGTAA
- the LOC123508804 gene encoding glutamate receptor ionotropic, kainate 1-like, with translation MTAAPQKPVLKVAVEEWVPWTKVVTEANGALRIEGPMANLLDILSSVLNFDYEFVRPVDRVWGGPDANGSWNGLLGLLQRREVELAVGPFGVTNQRETVCDFSDAFYSENNAILMVRPTLQNDVAGFAKPFANEVWLLTLVSLVAMVVVMARVATAEANLYNTKNRNTLAKAAIWGLKAFTQEGSEWLPPHDAGRMLVTTWLLASLVFMSSYSGILTAMLTVPRVTIPIDSLADLVAQDDLPWRLEAGSMMFQYFQEADDGVRRSVFTRTSGTFQDCWAARQDIAEGRYAAICDRTTMKKAMSWDFSTSGRCHLYISRENVYSNVQIAMAFQINSTYRERSNRIIHAVKESGILNRWIGAQITNTSQCLRPPTADRSEAIAALSIESMGGCFLVLVGGLAAGTAAFFLETVIPRL, from the exons ATGACAGCAGCACCACAAAAACCTGTGCTCAAGGTGGCCGTGGAGGAG TGGGTGCCATGGACGAAGGTGGTGACGGAGGCCAACGGGGCCCTGAGGATCGAGGGCCCTATGGCTAATCTCCTCGACATTCTCTCCAGCGTCCTTAACTTCGA CTACGAGTTCGTGCGGCCTGTGGACAGAGTGTGGGGAGGCCCTGATGCAAATGGATCTTGGAATGGCCTTCTGGGACTCCTACAGCGTAGG GAGGTGGAGCTGGCGGTGGGGCCATTTGGAGTGACGAACCAGAGGGAGACAGTATGTGACTTCTCAGACGCTTTCTACAGCGAGAACAACGCCATCCTGATGGTGAGACCCACGCTTCAGAACGACGTGGCCGGCTTTGCCAAACCCTTCGCTAACGAG GTGTGGCTGCTGACGCTGGTGAGtctggtggcaatggtggtggtgatggcgcgaGTGGCGACGGCGGAAGCGAATTTGTACAACACCAAGAACCGCAACACCCTGGCCAAGGCGGCCATCTGGGGCCTCAAGGCCTTCACTCAGGAAG gGTCTGAGTGGCTGCCACCCCATGACGCAGGCCGCATGCTGGTCACCACCTGGCTGCTGGCATCCCTAGTGTTCATGTCCTCCTACAGCGGCATTCTCACCGCCATGCTCACCGTGCCGCGAGTCACCATTCCCATTGACTCCCTGGCAGACCTGGTGGCGCAGGACGACCTGCCCTGGAGGCTGGAGGCGGGCTCCATGATGTTCCAGTACTTCCAA GAAGCTGACGACGGTGTGCGCAGGAGCGTGTTCACTAGGACGTCAGGAACCTTCCAGGACTGCTGGGCGGCACGTCAGGACATCGCTGAGGGGAGGTATGCGGCCATCTGCGACAGAACCACCATGAAGAAAGCCATGTCGTGGGATTTCAG CACCAGTGGCCGGTGTCACCTGTACATCTCCCGCGAGAATGTGTACAGCAACGTGCAGATCGCCATGGCCTTCCAGATCAACTCCACGTATCGTGAGAGGTCGAACAGGAT CATCCACGCCGTGAAGGAGTCGGGGATCCTGAACCGCTGGATTGGTGCTCAGATCACCAACACCAGCCAGTGCCTTCGCCCACCCACCGCAGACCGCAGCGAGGCCATCGCAGCCCTCAGTATCGAAAGTATGGGCGGCTGCTTCCTTGTGCTGGTGGGAG GTCTGGCAGCGGGCACGGCAGCCTTCTTCCTGGAGACCGTCATACCAAGGCTGTGA
- the LOC123508666 gene encoding glutamate receptor ionotropic, delta-2-like gives MVSSDRTRIKVAYDEWVPWTRVVQHQNGSVSIEGPMGYVIELIANNLQLDYELITAPEPVWGGPDKDGNWNGMLGVLQRGVSPGEGDAPQGPFTITPQRETICDMSVPISGANKDIMMERPRLRTDMAGFLKAFTLEVWLLTAMSMLAISCATIVLVKVEGRVFSRVVKNVYSHTILWVIKSFTQESSLWLPPHDTGRVLVTTWLLASLVFMSSYSGILTAMLTLPRIIIPIDSLTDLVAQDEISWRLEGGSSLHQYFRVTLHNTAAERRAEKFRY, from the exons ATGGTATCATCTGACAGGACGCGCATCAAAGTGGCTTATGATGAG TGGGTGCCATGGACGCGTGTGGTGCAGCATCAGAACGGCTCCGTCAGCATCGAGGGTCCCATGGGATATGTGATTGAACTCATCGCTAACAACCTTCAGCTTGA TTACGAGTTAATCACTGCCCCGGAGCCTGTGTGGGGCGGCCCGGATAAGGATGGCAACTGGAATGGCATGCTGGGAGTCCTGCAGCGAGGGGTGAGTCCTGGTGAAGGAGATGCACCTCAAG GTCCCTTCACCATTACGCCGCAGCGGGAGACTATCTGTGACATGTCTGTGCCCATCTCGGGGGCAAACAAGGACATCATGATGGAGAGGCCAAGGCTGCGGACAGACATGGCGGGCTTCCTGAAGGCCTTCACACTGGAG GTGTGGCTCCTGACGGCGATGAGCATGTTGGCCATCAGCTGCGCCACCATAGTGCTGGTGAAGGTTGAGGGACGCGTCTTCAGCCGCGTCGTTAAGAACGTTTACTCGCACACCATCCTGTGGGTGATCAAGTCCTTCACACAGGAAA GTTCATTGTGGCTGCCGCCCCACGACACAGGTCGCGTGCTGGTCACCACCTGGCTGCTGGCGTCCCTGGTGTTCATGTCCTCCTACAGCGGCATCCTCACCGCCATGCTCACTCTGCCCCGAATAATAATCCCCATTGACTCCCTGACGGACCTGGTGGCGCAGGACGAAATATCCTGGCGTCTGGAGGGAGGGTCGTCACTGCACCAGTACTTCAGGGTAACACTCCATAACACAGCGGCCGAGCGCAGGGCAGAAAAATTTAGATATTAA
- the LOC123508793 gene encoding glutamate receptor ionotropic, delta-2-like yields MTERRPFLRIACEEWVPWTKLVRAQDGTLSIVGPMGNFLQVLSTVLRFDYELTQSPEKVWGGPDENGDWNGMLGMLQREEVEFAVGPFTVTPQRETVSDLTYPLSGADKAILLARPKLDTDMAGFVKAFTYETWLLTLVFAIITAIVTTLLVRAENVLFGIPVEGLGSKVCLWVLKAFTQESSTWLPKNDAGRLLITTWLLASLVFMSSYSGILTAMLTLPRVVIPINSIYDMVAQADIPWRLEAGSSMFQYFKEATDGVRREVFTGRSGTFQDCWAARQEIVNGEFAAICDIITMKKAMAWDFSTSGDCHLYIAREMVYSSAWVAVAFKRNSSYFEPANDVIRALLEAGLVDQWLREVIAVTPQCLQPPSADRTDGVSPLDLKSFGGPMLVLLGGEVIAAIVFGVEFLMRTC; encoded by the exons ATGACTGAACGAAGACCTTTCCTGAGAATTGCATGTGAGGAG TGGGTTCCGTGGACGAAGCTGGTGCGCGCGCAGGACGGCACCCTCAGCATTGTGGGGCCAATGGGGAACTTCCTGCAGGTCCTCTCTACCGTGCTGCGCTTCGA CTATGAGCTCACACAGTCCCCGGAGAAGGTGTGGGGCGGCCCAGACGAGAATGGTGACTGGAATGGAATGCTGGGGATGCTGCAGCGGGAG GAGGTTGAGTTCGCCGTGGGTCCCTTCACGGTGACGCCTCAGCGGGAGACAGTGAGTGACCTGACCTACCCTCTGTCCGGCGCCGACAAAGCAATACTGTTGGCGCGGCCCAAGCTGGACACGGACATGGCGGGATTTGTCAAGGCGTTCACTTATGAG ACATGGCTACTGACGCTAGTGTTTGCCATCATCACCGCCATCGTCACTACTCTGCTGGTGCGCGCTGAGAATGTCTTGTTTGGTATCCCAGTGGAGGGCTTGGGGTCAAAAGTCTGCTTGTGGGTTCTGAAGGCATTCACACAGGAGA gctCGACGTGGTTGCCTAAGAATGACGCTGGCCGCCTTCTGATCACCACCTGGTTACTGGCGTCCCTGGTGTTCATGTCCTCCTACAGCGGCATTCTCACCGCTATGCTTACTCTGCCCCGCGTGGTGATTCCCATTAACTCTATCTACGACATGGTGGCGCAGGCTGACATTCCCTGGAGGCTCGAAGCGGGCTCCTCCATGTTCCAGTACTTCAAG GAGGCAACGGACGGCGTGCGGCGCGAGGTGTTCACGGGCAGGTCAGGCACCTTCCAGGACTGCTGGGCGGCGCGGCAGGAAATAGTTAACGGGGAGTTTGCTGCGATATGCGACATTATCACCATGAAGAAAGCCATGGCGTGGGACTTTAG CACCTCCGGGGACTGCCATCTGTACATCGCCAGGGAGATGGTCTACTCCAGCGCCTGGGTGGCCGTCGCCTTCAAAAGAAACTCCTCTTACTTTGAGCCTGCCAATGATGT AATCCGAGCTCTGCTGGAGGCTGGGCTGGTGGATCAGTGGCTGCGTGAAGTCATAGCTGTCACCCCGCAGTGTCTCCAGCCGCCCTCAGCTGACCGCACAGACGGCGTCTCTCCTCTCGATCTCAAGTCCTTTGGCGGGCCTATGCTGGTCCTGCTTGGGG GGGAAGTGATAGCAGCCATCGTGTTCGGAGTGGAATTCTTGATGAGGACCTGTTGA